A single region of the Pelecanus crispus isolate bPelCri1 chromosome 10, bPelCri1.pri, whole genome shotgun sequence genome encodes:
- the TCTN3 gene encoding tectonic-3 isoform X3, giving the protein MTAGDPILIYFDSSSVLSTLRQPVKMGASGLCVDGNSAGFLDSKSTSCTRIFANLSKSCITDPALDAASYYRDFTVLKVPINDTIVPSMKVKVTAVAPPGAPHMKNNTCNNVVSEVIYEIEFSGTRGIQSVSVRFKVSNISGNSGSSLQQHFTLHFWTRTLSHMLPRSGNPGYITGAPLLIANSGAMQHMSILQSKGDGSCSQFLRHTVQFGRNMRTGCKLSLSPILEESNCSYIQQKLYKAFQGINIAGNLAITASAHSTQAEEWMTILIQSCSVQAVNSTSYCMVPVALEIQILWTKVGLLSNPQAQILGARYLYQCRPLKFLSTSMVPLTTVVTFTDMTEWPEPPRGQPQMHWKLPFDIFFPFKVALNTERSYRGDLAGCFLVILILSSILCF; this is encoded by the exons GCTGGTGATCCAATCCTAATCTACTTTGATTCATCATCTGTACTGAGCACGCTTAGACAACCAGTAAAAATGGGAGCCAGTGGACTTTGTGTTGATGGAAATTCTGCTG GCTTCCTGGACAGTAAAAGCACAAGCTGTACTCGGATTTTTGCCAACTTGAGCAAGAGCTGCATTACTGACCCTGCCCTCGATGCTGCCTCCTACTACCGTGACTTCACTGTGCTGAAG gTCCCAATTAATGACACCATTGTGCCATCCATGAAG GTAAAGGTCACCGCAGTCGCACCACCTGGAGCTCCCCACATGAAAAACAACACATGTAACAATGTTGTTTCTGAG GTCATCTATGAGATAGAATTCAGCGGCACACGTGGGATTCAGAGTGTTTCTGTCCGGTTCAAAGTGAGCAACATCTCTGGGAACTCAGGatcctctctgcagcagcacttcACTTTGCACTTCTGG ACCAGGACCCTTTCTCATATGTTGCCTAGAAGTGGAAACCCTGGCTATATCACTGGAGCACCACTGCTGATTGCAAACAGTGGTGCCATGCAGCAT ATGAGCATTTTACAGAGCAAAGGTGATGGAAGTTGCTCGCAGTTCCTCAGACACACAGTACAATTTGGAAGAAATATGAGGACAGGCTGCAAGCTCAG cCTATCCCCAATACTGGAAGAAAGTAACTGTAGTTACATCCAGCAGAAGTTATACAAGGCTTTTCAGGGGATTAACATAGCAGGCAACCTTGCTATAACTGCCAGTGCTCATTCAACCCAGGCAGAAGAGTGGATGACCATTCTGATTCAGAGCTGCAGTGTGCAG gctgTGAATAGCACTTCCTATTGCATGGTTCCTGTGGCCCTGGAGATACAGATACTGTGGACTAAGGTGGGCCTCCTGTCCAACCCACAGGCTCAAATACTGGGTGCACGGTACCTTTATCAGTGTCGCCCCCTGAAG TTCCTAAGCACAAGCATGGTACCTTTGACAACTGTGGTTACCTTCACTGACATGACAGAATGGCCGGAACCTCCACGAGGCCAGCCCCAAATGCACTGGAAACTCCCATTTGACATCTTTTTCCCATTCAAGGTGGCACTGAATACGGAAAGAAGTTACAGAGGTGATCTGGCTGGCTGCTTTTTGGTGATTCTGATACTATCTAGtattctctgcttttga